A section of the Ictalurus punctatus breed USDA103 chromosome 8, Coco_2.0, whole genome shotgun sequence genome encodes:
- the shisa3 gene encoding protein shisa-3 homolog, whose amino-acid sequence MARWVSCLVLGYLTWHLYIPDARGEYCHGWLDNSGNYHEGFQCPEHLDTADAAVCCGSCALRYCCAATDARLDQGSCTNHRDSEHTEYTPQPIYMPFLMVGSIFVAFVVIGSLVAVYCCTCLRPKQPTQQPIRFSLRSCQGETIPMILTAGAAPTNLRAPSRQSSTATTSSSSAGGGSSLRRFSLSRSDVLGLQQPPQQLLLASASSVSTPVSLAPAQPLLPPPPPPPYSSPQCLQGSVSYVHTHQHGHHQSLHTAQSSNLLLSQQYFFPLQPEPFGGNKGFADFNQS is encoded by the exons ATGGCGCGCTGGGTAAGCTGTCTCGTTCTGGGTTATCTCACATGGCACTTGTACATCCCCGATGCGCGGGGAGAGTACTGTCACGGCTGGCTGGACAACAGCGGAAACTACCATGAAGGCTTCCAGTGTCCGGAGCACTTGGACACGGCGGACGCGGCCGTGTGTTGCGGGAGCTGCGCGCTGCGGTACTGCTGTGCTGCCACGGACGCGCGCCTGGACCAGGGCAGCTGCACCAACCACCGGGACAGCGAGCACACGGAATACACACCgc AACCTATCTACATGCCGTTCCTGATGGTTGGCTCCATTTTTGTGGCGTTTGTGGTCATTGGCTCGTTGGTGGCTGTATACTGTTGTACGTGTTTACGGCCCAAACAGCCGACGCAGCAGCCGATCCGCTTCTCCCTGCGTAGCTGCCAGGGCGAGACCATCCCCATGATCCTGACTGCAGGGGCGGCGCCTACCAACCTGCGCGCACCGTCGCGCCAGTCCAGCACGGCCACAACAAGCTCCAGCAGTGCTGGCGGGGGCAGCTCACTGCGCCGTTTCTCTCTGAGCAGATCTGATGTTCTGGGACTCCAGCAGCCCCCGCAGCAGCTCCTGCTGGCCTCAGCCTCTTCTGTATCCACACCAGTGTCCCTGGCACCAGCTCAGCCCTTActgcctcctccacctccacctccataCTCATCTCCACAGTGCCTGCAGGGCAGCGTCTCTTACgtgcacacacaccaacacggCCACCATCAGAGCCTCCACACggcccagagctccaacctccTCCTGTCTCAGCAGTACTTCTTCCCCTTGCAGCCGGAGCCGTTTGGTGGGAATAAAGGCTTTGCTGACTTCAACCAGAGCTGA